In the genome of Dioscorea cayenensis subsp. rotundata cultivar TDr96_F1 chromosome 1, TDr96_F1_v2_PseudoChromosome.rev07_lg8_w22 25.fasta, whole genome shotgun sequence, one region contains:
- the LOC120256783 gene encoding vacuolar protein sorting-associated protein 52 A-like has translation MVQVKACINGSRQQRRRVAAAVPNGMLGGIISAIQACRGDEQRTSFLSLPPFLLFLHQIISAHVHAYIQAMEKLQLDLATSSDLIGVETKSTGLFLRGKEPSKNHSSVFALGDRINILKEIDQPSLIPHIAEANSQRYPYEVLFRSLHKLLMDTATSEYLFCDVFFGEESIFYEIFAGPFAVLDEHFNVALSNCYDAIGLMLMICIVHQHQLVMFRQQIRCLDSYLDKVNISLWTRFQLVFDMHVNSLRNANIRSLWEDDVHLHYVIKSSVEFTSSLGHLNVEYGDGYNLLDQNIKTLRMAIDDLLVRLAKKFTKPKLQKAFLIQNYEMIIAILREGRTRGGLRKAHFEEVRTEKYFDELRKSSTVAFIQEILLEHFNDLIKFVESRGSEESSFSAENPSVTDLEPLVHDVSSRWKAAIKLIEKDITASFSNFESGTRIVTLTLTELLRYYTMFRERVNKMEGGTALTSQLVSTFTFLCEIRKYFITF, from the exons CACATCTTTTTTATCACTTccaccttttcttctttttttacacCAGATCATAAGTGCTCATGTTCATGCATACATACAAGCAATGGAAAAATTACAGCTGGATTTAGCGACATCAAGTGATTTGATTGGAGTTGAGACCAAGAGCACAGGACTCTTCTTAAGAGGAAAAGAACCTTCGAAGAATCATTCATCTGTTTTTGCTCTGGGGGATAGGATTAATATTCTAAAG GAAATTGATCAGCCATCATTGATCCCACACATAGCTGAAGCTAATTCTCAAAGATATCCATATGAAGTTTTGTTTAGGAGTCTGCACAAGCTTCTGATGGATACCGCTACTTCTGA ATACCTTTTTTGTGATGTTTTCTTTGGAGAAGAATCTATATTCTATGAAATTTTTGCAG gaCCATTTGCTGTTCTTGATGAACATTTCAATGTGGCTCTTTCAAATTGTTATGATGCCATTGGTTTGATGCTTATGATATGCATAGTTCATCAGCACCAG CTGGTCATGTTCAGGCAGCAAATTCGATGCTTGGATTCATACCTCGACAAG GTCAATATTTCTTTGTGGACTCGGTTCCAGTTGGTATTTGATATGCATGTCAACAGTCTACGAAATGCCAACATAAGGTCATTATGGGAAGATGATGTCCATCTTCACTATGTAATCAAGAGCTCAGTTGAATTCACATCATCTCTTGGTCACCTCAACGTTGAATATGGAGATGGATACAATCTG CTTGATCAGAACATTAAAACATTACGAATGGCAATTGATGACCTGCTTGTTAGGCTTGCCAAAAAATTCACAAAGCCGAAGTTGCAGAAAGCGTTTCTTATACAAAACTATGAGATGATAATTGCTATACTGAGG GAAGGTCGTACTAGAGGTGGATTAAGAAAAGCACACTTTGAGGAAGTGAGAACAGAGAAATACTTTGATGAACTGCGAAAAAGCAGCACAGTCGCATTTATT CAAGAAATTCTGCTTGAGCATTTCAATGATCTAATCAAATTTGTGGAGTCACGTGGCT CCGAAGAATCAAGTTTCAGTGCCGAGAATCCTTCAGTCACTGATCTTGAACCGCTGGTGCACGATGTCTCTTCCAGATGGAAAGCTGCTATAAAGTTGATAGAGAAGGATATCACCGCATCTTTCAGCAACTTTGAGAGTGGAACAAGGATCGTCACATTGACTTTGACAGAGCTGCTGCGATATTACACAATGTTCAGAGAAAGGGTGAACAAAATGGAAGGCGGTACTGCTTTGACCAGCCAGTTGGTTTCAACATTCACCTTTTTATGTGAAATCAGAAAATATTTCATAACTTTCTAG
- the LOC120256866 gene encoding uncharacterized protein LOC120256866 — translation MDLNFENLNINDFLDNNVFNANFLRIAFGNSMDLDFISNVSFTETNVNQWVWAYHSHNATISSTVYNHINSSCADTDNWKGWDLIWKLSVVPRIKTFIWKLAHDKLTTGVYLYNLNIGPYVSYPFCELYDDSASHLIWLCSKVQHCWTPILIRMNKDPLDLNFLCSGRWLEYYDRNRKDCDQVKALIATMAWIIWKERYNHIFQNANLNLVSIPVRAINHCNNFFRDNNIREFSGPSLSPKSIFIYADASWTSASKCAGLGFIIVANPGLVLLAGASGTSHSTPLDAEIDAICLALQHCKDFNWQPTIICCDCPRVEQLSRNFHPCISWRASNLLNKLKQLMKDFPDISISTIPREKNSIADELAAFGLLNPSLSLFFRGLDRHYWLDELCASHNLFF, via the coding sequence ATGGACCTGAATTTTGAAAACTTAAACATCAATGATTTCTTGGATAATAATGTTTTCAATGCTAATTTTCTGAGAATTGCTTTTGGTAACTCTATGGATCTTGATTTTATTTCGAATGTCAGTTTTACTGAGACTAATGTTAATCAGTGGGTCTGGGCCTATCATTCGCATAATGCTACTATCTCTTCCACTGTTTACAACCATATCAATTCATCTTGTGCGGATACTGATAATTGGAAGGGGTGGGATCTTATTTGGAAATTATCTGTTGTCCCCCgtattaaaacttttatttggaaACTTGCTCATGATAAACTAACGACGGGTGTCTATCTTTACAATCTAAACATTGGACCTTATGTTAGCTATCCTTTCTGTGAATTATATGATGACTCTGCTTCCCATCTCATTTGGTTGTGTTCAAAAGTTCAGCACTGCTGGACCCCAATTCTCATCAGGATGAACAAAGACCCTTTGGATTTAAATTTCTTATGTTCTGGCCGTTGGTTGGAGTATTATGACAGGAATAGAAAGGATTGTGATCAGGTTAAAGCTTTGATTGCCACAATGGCTTGGATCATATGGAAAGAGAGATACAATCATATCTTTCAAAACGCCAATCTTAATTTGGTTTCTATTCCCGTCAGGGCTATCAACCACTGTAACAATTTCTTCAGGGACAACAATATCAGGGAGTTTTCTGGGCCTTCTCTTTCTCCTAAATCCATATTTATCTATGCTGATGCCTCTTGGACCTCGGCCTCTAAGTGTGCTGGCCTTGGTTTCATCATTGTTGCTAATCCGGGCCTGGTTTTACTTGCAGGTGCTTCTGGCACAAGCCACTCCACACCCTTAGATGCTGAGATTGATGCTATTTGCCTGGCTCTTCAACATTGTAAGGATTTCAACTGGCAACCTACCATCATTTGCTGTGATTGCCCAAGGGTCGAGCAACTAAGCAGAAACTTTCACCCCTGCATATCCTGGCGAGCAAGCAACTTGCTCAATAAACTGAAGCAACTAATGAAGGACTTCCCTGACATCTCCATCTCCACGATTCCAAGGGAAAAGAACTCTATTGCTGATGAATTGGCCGCCTTTGGGCTTCTCAATCCTTCCTTATCTCTCTTTTTCAGAGGCCTTGACCGACATTATTGGCTTGATGAGCTTTGTGCCAGTCACAACCTCTTCTTCTGA